A stretch of the Aegilops tauschii subsp. strangulata cultivar AL8/78 chromosome 4, Aet v6.0, whole genome shotgun sequence genome encodes the following:
- the LOC109774342 gene encoding uncharacterized protein encodes MPKLALVGLHFLPTTHFRHPAGRDNGRTARTWVPLDLLRHPEELSHEVTSVDVFSWISCLDLRTLAVLTNSTLSSSSHPHDVSFNFLIPEGGNDQLPYYKLKSVLPADSNITITSQKEIEDKLNFTTPEGNFLWALRNELSPIIITTTQLPRKRYVYISEDSIIKGKIEDLVRIDLGSYGIGVAEDCSKRLGDYISMDVLNGIFPTLNAVQRMASKGLVYEPYDKNPCLLDFDVLLVEPRNLKRNLIHSIAFWSKVVNVANQRDRIRLAMTIAFYENYLKLPTNWKRANANTDIVYYDGPKNVCSEDDGQHQEKGSGKTWQQYLGQKSEAILST; translated from the exons ATGCCGAAGCTGGCGCTCGTGGGCCTCCACTTCCTGCCGACCACCCACTTCCGCCACCCAGCCGGCCGTGACAACGGCCGCACAGCCCGCACCTGGGTCCCCTTGGACCTCTTGCGCCACCCCGAG GAACTGTCCCACGAGGTTACGAGTGTAGATGTCTTCTCCTGGATAAGCTGTCTGGATCTTCGTACTCTTGCTGTGCTCACAAACTCCACCCTGTCCAGCTCAAG CCATCCGCATGATGTATCCTTCAATTTCTTGATACCTGAAGGAGGCAATGATCAATTGCCCTACTACAAGCTAAAATCAGTACTACCAGCTGATTCAAATATTACTATTACTAG CCAAAAGGAAATCGAGGATAAGCTAAATTTTACCACTCCAGAAGGAAACTTTCTTTGGGCACTCCGCAATGAATTGTCACCAATCATTATCACAACAACTCAGCTCCCGCGAAAGAGATATGTTTATATCTCAGAAGACTCAATCATAAAG GGAAAAATTGAAGACCTTGTTCGCATTGATTTAGGCAGTTACGGCATCGGTGTTGCTGAAGATTGTAGCAAGCGCCTTGGTGATTACATCAGTATGGATGTTCtgaat ggcatatttccaacactgaATGCTGTTCAAAGAATGGCTTCAAAAGGTTTGGTATATGAACCTTATGACAAGAACCCGTGCTTACTTGATTTTGATGTGCTTCTGGTGGAGCCACGTAATCTAAAGAGGAACCTGATTCACTCTATCGCATTCTGGTCTAAGGTTGTCAACGTAGCTAATCAAAG GGACAGAATCAGGTTGGCAATGACTATAGCCTTCTATGAAAATTATCTAAAGCTTCCAACAAATTGGAAGCGTGCAAATGCTAACACAGATATTGTCTACTACGATGGACCCAAGAATGTTTGCTCTGAAGATGACGGTCAGCATCAAGAAAAAGGCTCCGGCAAGACCTGGCAACAGTACCTTGGTCAGAAGTCTGAAGCCATACTGAGCACCTGA